In the Clostridium beijerinckii genome, one interval contains:
- a CDS encoding SIS domain-containing protein, translating to MIKFDEKKMLENGEYIYSKREAIEEIADKLTEKGFENILFTSSGGSIAMMQPFEYMIKTKSKIPVYSEISAELLLTGNSQITDKSIAFLASKSGDTKETVEAAKYLKEKGVTTISIIGKENSILEELSTYSVVYKDGRPQELILYILIGKLLNNNHEFTDYNKFAEELQSLPAALNHVRKASDEKAREYAEKYKNDPYQIWIGSGNLWGTTYSYSMCVLEESQWLRTKSVSSPEFFHGTIELIEKDVCATLLKTEAETRPLDDRVEKFLVDYTDKFTVFDTKDYELPGISEEYRKLLSPVVMWAILGRISAHLEVIRNHSLEIRRYYRKVEY from the coding sequence ATGATTAAATTTGATGAAAAAAAGATGCTAGAAAATGGAGAATATATCTATAGTAAAAGGGAGGCTATTGAAGAAATAGCAGACAAGCTAACAGAAAAAGGATTTGAAAATATATTATTTACATCATCTGGTGGATCTATAGCAATGATGCAACCATTTGAATATATGATTAAAACAAAATCTAAGATTCCTGTATACTCAGAAATATCAGCAGAATTATTATTAACAGGAAATTCTCAAATAACTGATAAATCAATAGCTTTTTTAGCATCCAAGTCAGGGGATACAAAAGAGACTGTTGAAGCAGCAAAGTATTTAAAGGAAAAGGGAGTTACTACTATTTCTATAATTGGGAAAGAGAATTCTATCCTAGAAGAACTATCAACATATTCAGTAGTATACAAGGATGGTAGACCACAAGAATTAATTCTATATATATTAATTGGTAAGTTATTAAATAACAATCACGAATTTACGGATTATAATAAGTTTGCAGAAGAGCTACAAAGCTTACCAGCTGCATTGAACCATGTTAGAAAAGCAAGCGATGAAAAAGCAAGAGAATATGCAGAAAAATATAAAAATGATCCATATCAAATTTGGATTGGGTCTGGAAACCTTTGGGGAACTACTTATTCATACTCAATGTGTGTATTAGAAGAATCCCAATGGTTGAGAACTAAATCTGTAAGTTCACCAGAATTTTTTCATGGAACTATAGAACTAATTGAAAAAGATGTGTGTGCAACTTTATTAAAAACAGAGGCAGAAACTAGACCATTAGATGACAGAGTAGAAAAGTTCTTAGTTGATTATACTGATAAATTTACAGTATTTGATACAAAGGATTATGAACTACCAGGAATAAGTGAAGAATATAGGAAATTATTATCTCCAGTAGTAATGTGGGCAATACTAGGAAGGATAAGTGCGCACCTAGAAGTAATACGTAATCACTCATTAGAAATAAGACGTTACTACAGAAAGGTTGAATATTAA
- a CDS encoding PfkB family carbohydrate kinase: MKVIGLGDNVIDRYMNKNMMYPGGNAINFAVNAKKCEVDSAYLGVFGDDEEAELIKYSLEDLGVDISKCRKLENGTTKRCDINIIDGERDLLNVDIGANWPKPIRIEKDELEYLAEFDLIHSSCNAKLEDQVYKLKAIDSIITFDFSTKDKYRTDDYLQKTCPYIDLALFSCENMNINEIKIFQKKIHDFGCKYVLVTMGKNGQVFFDGDKYYNGKVKLVNPVDTMGAGDSFIAAFIVTLLRFGWKDNNKLTENEILSAFEKASNYSADICMIEGAYGYGKPIKEKR; encoded by the coding sequence ATGAAAGTTATTGGACTGGGAGACAACGTAATAGATAGATATATGAATAAGAACATGATGTATCCAGGAGGAAATGCAATAAATTTTGCAGTAAATGCGAAAAAATGTGAAGTTGATTCTGCGTATCTAGGAGTATTTGGGGATGATGAGGAAGCAGAGTTAATAAAATATTCCTTAGAAGATTTAGGGGTTGATATATCAAAATGTAGAAAGTTGGAAAATGGAACCACAAAAAGGTGTGATATAAATATAATCGATGGGGAGAGAGATCTATTAAATGTTGATATAGGAGCAAATTGGCCTAAGCCTATAAGAATTGAAAAGGATGAGTTAGAGTATTTAGCTGAATTTGATCTCATACATAGTAGTTGTAATGCAAAGTTAGAAGATCAAGTATATAAGTTAAAAGCGATAGATTCAATAATAACTTTTGATTTTTCTACCAAAGATAAGTATAGAACAGATGACTATTTGCAGAAGACATGTCCATATATAGATTTAGCTTTATTTTCATGTGAGAATATGAATATAAATGAGATAAAAATATTTCAAAAGAAGATTCATGATTTTGGATGTAAGTATGTCTTAGTAACTATGGGAAAAAATGGACAAGTATTTTTTGATGGCGATAAATACTATAATGGAAAGGTAAAGTTAGTTAATCCAGTGGATACAATGGGAGCAGGAGATTCGTTCATCGCGGCATTTATTGTCACTTTGTTAAGATTTGGGTGGAAAGATAATAATAAATTAACTGAAAATGAAATACTTAGTGCATTTGAAAAGGCAAGTAATTATTCGGCAGATATTTGCATGATTGAAGGTGCATATGGATATGGAAAGCCTATAAAGGAAAAGAGATAA
- a CDS encoding PHP domain-containing protein: MIDLHIHTNNSDGDFDVIDILKMSEEKNLEFISFTDHQSVDAYKKISNLNIKDLYGGNIINGIEIAFSFGGISMDMLGYNIDIDSIEKSRILQVNKNINVIEKENSKLNYLINVCNELKILHSSNLNINGRNTPANDVICDDILSYDENLHILKKLEITDRTTFYRKHYLNPNSQFYIKPTEDLPNIYEAAETIHSSGGKCFLAHPYVYDVDNIYNYIDSIVKLNLIDGIECIHRKHSHSQINEIINYCDSHDLLKSGGSDFHTSAHTLGFGNEGKIPINYPIAKNWLQ; this comes from the coding sequence ATGATAGACTTACACATTCATACAAATAATTCTGATGGAGATTTTGATGTAATAGACATCTTAAAAATGTCGGAAGAAAAGAATTTAGAATTTATTTCATTTACAGACCATCAATCTGTTGATGCATATAAAAAAATTAGCAACTTAAATATAAAGGATTTATACGGTGGTAACATAATTAATGGAATTGAAATCGCTTTTTCATTTGGCGGAATCAGCATGGATATGCTAGGATATAATATTGATATTGATTCTATAGAAAAATCAAGAATATTACAAGTTAATAAAAATATTAATGTTATTGAAAAAGAAAATTCTAAATTAAATTATTTAATAAATGTTTGTAATGAACTAAAAATTCTACATTCCTCTAATTTAAATATAAATGGCAGAAATACTCCTGCTAACGATGTTATTTGCGATGATATTTTAAGCTATGATGAAAATTTGCATATTCTAAAAAAATTAGAAATTACTGATAGAACTACTTTTTATAGAAAACACTATTTAAACCCTAATAGTCAATTTTATATAAAGCCAACAGAAGATCTTCCAAATATCTATGAAGCTGCAGAAACCATTCATAGTTCAGGCGGTAAATGTTTTTTAGCTCATCCTTATGTATATGACGTAGATAACATATATAATTATATCGACAGTATTGTCAAATTAAACTTAATAGATGGTATTGAATGCATACATCGTAAGCATTCTCACTCACAAATAAATGAAATAATTAATTATTGTGACAGCCATGACCTGTTAAAAAGCGGAGGCAGTGATTTTCATACTTCAGCTCATACATTAGGATTTGGAAATGAAGGTAAAATACCAATTAATTATCCCATAGCTAAAAACTGGCTACAATAA
- a CDS encoding sigma 54-interacting transcriptional regulator, translating into MITKVLEFISSEAVFESFKELEKYGGIETEYIASTFKMSRTQASRLLNELVKSNDLIKINNRPVKFLPRKKINDIIGPTKKSIYKDIYELEQECKSLKQEIIFENIIGYDNSLKEVIEQIKTAVLYPKGGLTVMLTGESGVGKSFLAEIIYKYSVSCNVLEKDGPYNVLNCAQYYNNPELLSGILFGHAKGAYTGATESKAGLIEQSDGGILFLDEVHRLNSEGQEKLFTFMDTGVFSRIGENGVKRKADVRLVFATTENLSEFLPTFLRRIPINIYIPNVEERGPIEKRRIIEHFILNYS; encoded by the coding sequence ATGATTACTAAAGTTTTAGAATTTATTAGCTCTGAAGCTGTATTTGAGAGCTTTAAGGAATTAGAAAAGTATGGAGGAATTGAGACTGAATATATAGCTAGCACTTTTAAGATGAGCAGAACTCAAGCAAGTAGATTACTAAATGAATTGGTGAAATCTAACGATTTAATTAAGATAAATAATCGTCCAGTTAAATTTCTTCCTAGAAAAAAAATTAATGATATTATTGGGCCAACAAAGAAGAGTATATATAAAGATATATACGAGCTAGAACAGGAATGTAAGTCATTAAAACAGGAGATTATTTTTGAAAATATAATTGGCTATGATAACAGTCTGAAGGAAGTCATTGAGCAAATCAAAACGGCAGTTTTATATCCCAAAGGGGGATTAACTGTTATGCTTACAGGTGAAAGTGGAGTTGGTAAAAGCTTTTTAGCAGAGATAATCTACAAGTACAGTGTAAGCTGTAATGTTTTAGAAAAAGATGGACCATATAATGTTTTGAATTGTGCTCAGTATTATAATAATCCTGAATTATTATCTGGTATATTATTTGGGCATGCTAAAGGGGCATATACGGGGGCTACAGAATCAAAAGCAGGGTTAATTGAACAATCAGATGGCGGAATCTTATTTCTAGATGAAGTACATAGACTTAATAGCGAAGGACAAGAAAAATTGTTCACATTTATGGATACAGGAGTATTTTCAAGAATTGGTGAGAATGGCGTAAAGAGAAAAGCAGATGTACGATTAGTTTTTGCAACAACAGAAAATCTATCTGAATTTTTGCCAACTTTTTTAAGAAGAATACCTATTAATATATATATCCCTAATGTAGAGGAAAGGGGACCTATCGAGAAAAGGAGAATAATAGAACATTTTATCCTGAATTATTCATAG
- a CDS encoding PRD domain-containing protein — protein sequence MQDIPRNIYIENAEIFKFQNNNKSKSIVFSDNSNIHVQTYEESKQSIIKQSILECFKLYKLVENGEVSKEGFYEKSSNIMVNLMDRLVFANNDETKNVIIEFIISTMQDIFRNLEINYNIKYDGNNVLAFSSYLYSKNDFYSLNEEALKIENNLLSYLKRENYKEYSIVYKIASFIANRLDIYLTDSDLIIMIIFIKTTAIRINFNKMNAIIVAHGYATASSMANVCNRIIGVNVFASIDMPIDATAIDVLKQLNRYIEDDKLKNGLIVLFDMGSLSLIYENLKDKINIPMLCIDQVTTVLALEVGNLLIQGKTIEEISEVMNEEIKPNIQLFYPQKNKEYAIIASCFTGISTAIKIQNLLSESLAGIVDVKVVPYSYNNLVSKGKDDSIFKMYDVLAIVGTYNPEIETIKFISLEDIISGKREDEVYRIFSKVAGHDQIKLINDSIVKNFSLTRVIDSLTILDSNKIIERIEDGINEFENNQKRKIPNDKKIALYVHLSCMVERLVRQAEIEEYTDLNLLIEEHQSEIKLIKNSFSVIEKSYSVQIPIAEIGYIYNIIYGPIQ from the coding sequence TTGCAGGATATACCAAGAAATATATACATTGAGAATGCAGAAATTTTTAAGTTTCAAAACAATAATAAAAGCAAAAGTATTGTATTTTCAGACAATAGCAATATACATGTTCAAACATATGAAGAGAGTAAGCAAAGCATAATTAAGCAAAGTATATTAGAGTGTTTTAAGTTGTATAAATTAGTTGAAAATGGAGAAGTCAGCAAAGAAGGATTTTATGAGAAGAGTTCCAATATAATGGTAAATTTGATGGATAGGCTAGTATTTGCTAATAATGATGAAACTAAAAACGTAATTATAGAATTTATAATATCAACAATGCAAGATATATTTAGAAATCTAGAAATAAATTATAATATTAAATACGATGGGAATAATGTGTTGGCTTTTTCATCATACCTATACTCAAAAAATGATTTTTATAGCTTAAATGAAGAGGCGTTAAAAATAGAGAATAATTTATTGAGCTATTTAAAGAGAGAAAACTATAAAGAATACTCTATAGTGTATAAGATAGCAAGTTTTATAGCAAATAGGTTGGATATTTATTTAACTGATAGTGATTTAATTATTATGATTATATTCATTAAAACTACCGCAATACGTATAAATTTTAATAAAATGAATGCAATAATTGTTGCTCATGGATATGCAACTGCAAGTAGTATGGCTAATGTCTGCAATCGTATTATAGGTGTAAATGTATTTGCATCTATTGATATGCCAATAGATGCAACAGCAATAGATGTACTTAAGCAATTGAACAGGTATATTGAAGATGATAAATTAAAAAATGGCTTAATTGTTTTATTTGATATGGGCTCTCTTAGCTTAATTTATGAAAATTTAAAAGATAAGATTAATATTCCAATGCTTTGTATAGATCAAGTTACAACTGTGTTAGCTTTAGAAGTAGGAAATTTATTAATACAAGGAAAAACTATTGAAGAAATCTCTGAAGTAATGAATGAAGAAATTAAACCTAACATACAGTTATTTTATCCTCAAAAGAATAAAGAATATGCAATAATAGCATCTTGTTTTACAGGAATAAGTACTGCAATTAAGATACAGAATTTACTTTCAGAAAGTTTAGCAGGAATAGTTGATGTAAAGGTGGTTCCGTATAGTTATAATAATCTAGTGTCTAAAGGAAAAGATGACTCTATATTCAAGATGTATGACGTATTAGCTATTGTTGGTACGTATAATCCTGAAATTGAGACAATTAAGTTTATATCTTTAGAAGATATTATATCAGGAAAAAGAGAAGATGAGGTGTACAGAATTTTCAGTAAGGTAGCAGGACATGACCAAATTAAATTAATAAATGATTCTATTGTGAAAAACTTCTCTTTGACAAGAGTTATAGATAGCCTGACTATTTTAGATTCTAATAAGATTATAGAGAGAATAGAGGACGGTATTAATGAGTTTGAAAATAATCAGAAAAGAAAAATACCAAATGACAAAAAAATTGCTTTATATGTTCATTTAAGTTGTATGGTAGAGAGACTAGTAAGACAGGCTGAGATAGAAGAATATACAGATTTAAATTTGTTAATTGAAGAGCATCAGAGTGAGATTAAGCTAATTAAAAATTCATTTAGTGTGATAGAAAAAAGTTATAGTGTGCAAATACCAATTGCAGAGATTGGATATATCTATAATATAATATATGGACCAATTCAATGA
- a CDS encoding PTS sugar transporter subunit IIA, with the protein MKKFLIATHGELSKEFIETSKLIVGSLSNVEYFCMTKDKSGDDAEKEMKRILSNKSEEEKYIVLTDIFGGSVANLCTNLLLNGYEFELITGINLPMILTILLSDEEDIETLVKNGIEESKKGIIHVNELLKNNNERNEEDDIIDEN; encoded by the coding sequence ATGAAGAAATTTCTAATTGCAACTCATGGAGAACTATCAAAAGAATTTATAGAAACTAGTAAATTAATAGTAGGATCATTAAGCAATGTTGAATATTTCTGCATGACTAAAGATAAATCGGGAGATGATGCAGAAAAGGAAATGAAAAGAATTTTATCTAATAAAAGCGAAGAAGAAAAGTATATTGTTTTAACAGACATTTTTGGTGGAAGTGTAGCTAATTTATGTACCAATTTATTGCTAAATGGATATGAATTTGAATTAATAACAGGTATAAATTTGCCAATGATTTTAACAATACTATTATCAGATGAAGAGGATATAGAAACATTGGTAAAGAACGGAATAGAAGAATCAAAAAAAGGAATTATTCATGTAAATGAATTACTAAAAAACAATAATGAAAGGAATGAAGAAGATGATATCATTGATGAGAATTGA
- a CDS encoding PTS sugar transporter subunit IIB, translated as MKKMISLMRIDDRLIHGQVAFGWSTSLGINVILVVNDEAKNDQMKAMALNLAKPNNVTLYIRGVQESGEIVEKFAQSKKNNVLVLVKNTKDALELVKNSGGAIKELNVGGLRYEAGKQKLTDLVAVDENDVSNLKEINDLGIEIEFRMLPRDKKKTLSDLLK; from the coding sequence ATGAAGAAGATGATATCATTGATGAGAATTGACGACAGATTAATACATGGTCAGGTTGCATTTGGATGGTCAACATCATTAGGAATAAATGTAATATTAGTAGTTAATGACGAAGCAAAAAATGATCAAATGAAGGCCATGGCATTAAACTTAGCTAAACCAAACAATGTAACTTTGTATATTAGGGGAGTGCAGGAATCAGGTGAGATAGTAGAGAAATTTGCTCAATCTAAAAAGAATAATGTACTTGTTTTAGTGAAAAATACAAAAGATGCATTGGAATTAGTAAAAAATTCAGGCGGAGCTATAAAAGAGTTAAATGTAGGGGGCTTGAGATATGAAGCTGGAAAGCAGAAGCTAACAGATTTAGTAGCAGTTGATGAAAATGATGTATCTAATTTAAAAGAAATAAATGATTTAGGCATAGAAATTGAATTTAGAATGCTGCCAAGGGATAAGAAAAAGACTTTATCAGATTTACTAAAATAA
- a CDS encoding PTS mannose/fructose/sorbose/N-acetylgalactosamine transporter subunit IIC — protein MIAQAIMLGLLAGIGILDGRIFGQIMLERPIITGALVGLILGDLKTGIIIGAQLELIWMGIAGIGAATPPDVVTGGILGTAFAILSGNGVEVALAIAVPIAVLAQSLGVLVRIINSYFAQRASVYAKKADFRGIAIMMWIPVMLFFLSTFIPTFLAIMLGANAVTALINSIPKIILEGLGIAGSLLPAVGFALLMDMLLSKKMAVFFFIGFLLAAYAKLDITAIALFGACVAFILNIYINTKENSTAKQAVASNLTEGEIDFE, from the coding sequence ATGATAGCACAAGCAATTATGCTGGGATTACTTGCAGGAATAGGTATACTGGATGGACGTATTTTTGGGCAGATAATGCTTGAAAGACCAATAATCACAGGTGCCTTAGTAGGACTAATTTTAGGCGATTTAAAAACAGGTATTATTATAGGAGCTCAACTTGAACTTATATGGATGGGTATTGCAGGAATAGGCGCAGCAACACCACCAGATGTTGTAACAGGTGGTATATTAGGAACAGCTTTTGCAATATTATCTGGAAATGGTGTTGAGGTAGCTCTTGCTATAGCAGTACCAATTGCAGTTTTAGCACAATCATTAGGAGTATTAGTAAGAATAATAAATTCTTATTTTGCTCAAAGGGCAAGTGTATATGCTAAAAAGGCTGACTTCAGGGGTATTGCAATAATGATGTGGATTCCGGTTATGTTATTTTTCCTAAGCACTTTTATTCCAACATTTTTAGCAATTATGTTAGGGGCAAATGCTGTTACAGCATTGATAAATTCCATTCCAAAGATAATTTTAGAAGGGCTTGGAATAGCAGGATCATTATTACCGGCTGTAGGATTTGCACTATTAATGGATATGTTACTTTCAAAGAAAATGGCTGTATTTTTCTTCATAGGATTTTTATTAGCAGCCTACGCTAAATTAGATATAACAGCAATAGCTTTATTTGGAGCATGTGTTGCATTTATATTAAATATTTATATTAACACTAAAGAAAATAGCACAGCTAAGCAGGCAGTTGCAAGTAATTTAACGGAAGGGGAGATTGACTTTGAATAA
- a CDS encoding PTS system mannose/fructose/sorbose family transporter subunit IID, translating to MNKLGKKELRSVFWRSFALQGAFNYERMQNLGYCYAMLPVIKKLYSKKEDQAKALERHLEIFNTTPVIVPTILGITAAMEEQNSNNSDFDESAISAIKTALMGPLAGIGDSLFWGTFRIIAAGIGVSLASEGNIFGPILFLLLYNVPGFAIRILGLKYGYQLGVNSLEKIQKQGLMEKIMSIATTVGLFVVGGMVSTMLKIKTPLVFNLNGAKVVVQDILDKILPNMLPLLFAFFIYYLLKKKVSITKITIGVIVGGIILHAIWLL from the coding sequence TTGAATAAGCTAGGTAAAAAAGAGTTAAGAAGTGTATTTTGGCGTTCATTCGCTCTTCAAGGAGCATTTAACTATGAAAGAATGCAGAATTTAGGCTATTGTTATGCAATGTTACCAGTTATTAAAAAACTTTATTCAAAGAAAGAAGATCAAGCTAAAGCTCTAGAAAGACATCTTGAGATATTTAATACAACCCCAGTAATTGTTCCGACAATACTAGGAATTACTGCTGCAATGGAAGAACAAAATTCAAATAATTCCGATTTTGATGAAAGCGCGATTAGTGCAATAAAGACTGCTTTAATGGGGCCTTTAGCAGGAATAGGAGATTCGCTCTTTTGGGGGACATTTAGAATTATAGCAGCAGGAATAGGTGTTTCTCTAGCCAGTGAAGGGAATATATTTGGACCAATACTATTCTTACTATTATATAATGTACCAGGTTTTGCTATTAGAATATTGGGATTAAAATATGGGTACCAATTAGGAGTTAACTCATTAGAGAAGATACAAAAGCAAGGATTAATGGAAAAAATAATGTCTATAGCAACAACAGTTGGATTATTTGTTGTTGGTGGAATGGTATCTACTATGTTAAAAATAAAAACTCCGTTGGTATTTAATTTAAACGGTGCAAAAGTAGTAGTTCAGGATATATTAGATAAAATATTGCCAAACATGCTGCCACTATTATTTGCCTTCTTTATTTACTATCTATTAAAGAAGAAAGTAAGCATCACTAAAATAACAATAGGTGTTATAGTTGGTGGAATAATATTGCATGCAATATGGCTATTATAA
- a CDS encoding SIS domain-containing protein encodes MRIQDYMLETPTKMKEIVSKSDELFKEIIKEDIDKIIITGSGTSYHSGVQVQTYLQGILDAEVIAMYPFMITKDTFKGKNEKTLIIGISQGGSSYSTYNAMKLAKECGCITASMAGCENALIDEAADYILTVYCGEEKAGAKTKGFYCTKLNLMLLGLKLGKENGQISEEKYKEEIDKILDASDRFEDVYKKSEQWIEKNKSRLVEAKEIRIIGPAELYGDTLESALKLLETMRVPVTGYEFEEFIHGIYNAINSDSTIFILDTGKEPRVAKMIEVLSEWTSNIYVIGRNVASDDRNLQINVSEDEHHQTFNFIVPMQLICGEIPNLRGVNPSIPKDPQFHMKLGSKRINK; translated from the coding sequence ATGAGAATACAAGATTATATGTTAGAAACTCCAACTAAAATGAAGGAGATAGTCTCAAAATCTGATGAATTATTTAAAGAAATAATAAAGGAAGATATAGATAAAATTATAATTACAGGATCAGGAACAAGTTATCATTCAGGGGTACAAGTACAAACTTATTTGCAAGGAATATTAGATGCTGAAGTTATAGCAATGTATCCATTTATGATAACTAAAGATACATTCAAAGGTAAAAACGAAAAGACATTGATAATAGGGATATCACAAGGCGGAAGTAGTTATTCGACTTATAATGCAATGAAATTGGCAAAGGAATGTGGTTGTATAACTGCATCTATGGCTGGATGCGAAAATGCTTTAATAGATGAGGCTGCAGATTATATTTTAACAGTATACTGTGGAGAAGAAAAAGCTGGAGCTAAAACTAAAGGTTTTTATTGCACAAAGTTAAACTTAATGCTTCTTGGACTTAAATTAGGAAAAGAAAATGGACAAATATCTGAAGAAAAATACAAAGAAGAAATAGATAAAATATTAGATGCTAGCGATAGATTTGAAGACGTATATAAAAAGTCAGAACAATGGATTGAGAAAAATAAAAGTAGATTAGTAGAAGCTAAGGAAATAAGAATAATAGGTCCAGCAGAATTATATGGTGATACTTTAGAAAGTGCATTGAAGTTATTAGAAACTATGAGAGTGCCTGTTACAGGATATGAATTTGAAGAATTTATACATGGTATATATAATGCAATAAATAGTGATTCAACAATATTTATATTAGATACAGGAAAAGAACCAAGAGTAGCAAAAATGATTGAAGTTTTATCTGAATGGACAAGCAATATTTATGTAATAGGAAGAAATGTTGCTTCGGATGATAGAAATCTACAAATAAATGTGAGTGAAGATGAACATCATCAAACATTTAATTTCATAGTGCCAATGCAATTAATATGTGGAGAGATACCTAATTTAAGAGGTGTTAATCCGAGTATACCAAAAGATCCTCAATTTCATATGAAACTTGGAAGCAAGAGAATTAATAAATAA
- a CDS encoding oligosaccharide flippase family protein, with amino-acid sequence MSRSISKNAFFKAVLNVSNIILPIIVMPIVLSAIQDKLNGYMTMGETWTAVFMIFASFGVYQYGLREVSKVRDDKDKLTKTITSLFVITTTTTAVTSIFYAIFLTIFHRNDAYFYTCMVMGLNIVFNMFNVEWINEALENYDFIALKTMIIKIIYNLLTIYFVKTQADFLFYIYLTCGINFINNISSFIYIKKMIHFDFSDLQIKKHIKPMFSVVILANTYILYTWLDKNMLNSNLGSTEAGYYGVAQKIMSMIDILMFTIVQVSMARLSNYLENHSKEVYLNLLNKVIKIYFLFLFPASIGLLGVSKQVIIIMGKGTDIYLPAVPILMVFSVYMLTIGIDRIISDQIIYIFGREKTDAKLVFIGGILNLILNALLIFTNMFTPTKVIATTLVSNLVVMALEYRLVKNELNINIKLFAFENFKYLCYSLIFIPITFVINNFISGTILSCILDILACCSIYFIILIAIRDKVFLGLLSIVFKKLKVLYNHRII; translated from the coding sequence ATGTCTAGATCAATATCTAAAAATGCTTTTTTTAAAGCAGTATTAAATGTTTCAAATATAATTTTACCTATAATAGTTATGCCAATAGTTCTTAGTGCAATTCAAGATAAATTAAATGGATATATGACCATGGGGGAAACCTGGACTGCAGTTTTTATGATTTTCGCAAGCTTTGGAGTTTATCAATATGGTTTAAGAGAAGTAAGCAAAGTAAGAGATGATAAGGATAAACTAACCAAAACAATTACTAGTCTATTTGTAATTACCACCACAACAACAGCTGTAACTTCTATTTTTTATGCTATCTTTTTAACTATATTCCATAGAAATGATGCATATTTTTATACTTGCATGGTTATGGGATTAAACATAGTCTTTAATATGTTCAATGTTGAATGGATCAATGAAGCTCTTGAAAATTATGATTTTATAGCATTAAAAACTATGATAATTAAAATAATATATAATTTATTAACAATATATTTTGTAAAGACTCAGGCTGATTTTTTATTTTACATATATCTTACTTGCGGTATAAATTTTATTAATAACATATCCAGTTTTATATATATAAAAAAGATGATACACTTTGACTTCTCAGATTTACAAATAAAAAAACATATAAAACCTATGTTTTCAGTTGTAATACTTGCTAACACATACATTTTATATACTTGGCTTGATAAAAACATGCTAAATAGCAATTTAGGATCAACAGAAGCAGGATATTATGGAGTCGCCCAAAAGATAATGTCAATGATAGATATCTTAATGTTTACAATAGTTCAAGTTTCCATGGCTAGACTTTCAAACTATTTAGAAAATCATTCAAAAGAAGTCTATTTAAATTTATTAAATAAGGTAATTAAAATATATTTCCTGTTCTTATTTCCAGCCTCAATAGGATTACTTGGAGTTTCTAAACAAGTTATCATAATTATGGGCAAAGGTACTGATATATATCTTCCAGCCGTACCAATACTAATGGTGTTTTCAGTATATATGCTGACTATTGGAATTGATAGAATTATTTCAGATCAGATAATTTATATTTTCGGGAGAGAAAAAACAGACGCTAAGTTAGTTTTCATTGGAGGGATATTAAATTTAATCTTGAATGCTCTTTTAATATTTACCAATATGTTCACACCAACAAAAGTAATCGCAACAACTTTAGTTTCAAATTTAGTAGTTATGGCTTTAGAATATAGATTAGTAAAAAATGAACTTAACATAAATATAAAATTATTTGCTTTTGAGAATTTTAAGTATTTATGTTACTCTTTAATATTCATCCCAATAACCTTTGTTATAAATAATTTTATATCTGGAACTATATTATCCTGTATCCTTGATATACTTGCTTGCTGCAGTATTTACTTTATAATTCTTATAGCAATAAGAGATAAGGTATTCCTTGGATTATTAAGCATAGTCTTTAAAAAATTAAAAGTGTTATATAATCACAGAATAATATAG